The Lacipirellula parvula genome window below encodes:
- a CDS encoding cold-shock protein, which produces MSQGTIKKLTDKGFGFIQGDNGDIFFHSSAVEGAGFDSLYEGQAVQFNEGMGPKGKCAENVRVS; this is translated from the coding sequence GTGTCGCAAGGTACAATTAAGAAGTTGACTGACAAAGGCTTTGGCTTCATTCAAGGGGACAATGGAGATATCTTCTTCCATTCGTCTGCGGTTGAAGGAGCCGGCTTCGACAGCCTCTATGAAGGCCAAGCCGTGCAATTCAACGAAGGCATGGGGCCTAAGGGCAAGTGCGCCGAGAACGTGCGGGTGAGCTAA
- a CDS encoding glycoside hydrolase family 130 protein, which produces MSSAKRPSRRKPLAVKRLPVTFASDNRRVITRFFDPGSKGRMQNIVERIARLEDDEVARLLDEVFQRFRTRHSNIVAVLEQNFRNAATLLGDAGDVDLNRRLLLGSYFTMEYSIESAALFNPSIVPHLNQRNLPDGAVRFVMSLRATGEGHVSSIVFRTGIIYSDQRIQVDPLSRHTSPISVMQDKLFDKALFARKLGDIGVSQPVAEAVMNCLPGSFTMTELEQAMIAVREREPELVPSLDSMQGIRWLAMSNYQLKLPTDAEASELVIFPQTINESRGIEDLRLVRFVHDDGAVTYFGTCTAYDGFRTLPELIETSDFQTIGVHTLNGAKALNKGLALFPRKIDGNFVMCSRIDGENLYIMRSDNVHFWETADLLQIPKQPWEFVQIGNCGSPLETSEGWILLTHGVGPMRTYCIGAMLLDRDDPQRIIGVLDEPLIVPTEKERDGYVPNVAYTCGAMIHSDQLYIPFATSDTTTRFGMVSVERLLDRLTS; this is translated from the coding sequence ATGTCATCAGCCAAGAGACCGAGTCGCCGCAAGCCGCTGGCCGTCAAACGCCTGCCTGTTACCTTCGCCAGCGACAACCGCCGCGTCATCACTCGCTTCTTCGACCCGGGCAGCAAGGGTCGAATGCAGAACATCGTCGAGCGAATCGCTCGGCTAGAAGACGATGAAGTTGCGAGGTTGCTAGACGAGGTCTTCCAGCGGTTTCGAACGCGACATAGCAACATCGTCGCGGTGCTGGAGCAGAACTTCCGCAATGCCGCGACGTTGCTAGGCGACGCGGGTGACGTTGATCTCAATCGCCGGCTACTACTCGGCTCGTACTTCACGATGGAGTATTCGATCGAATCGGCAGCGCTCTTCAATCCTTCGATCGTGCCGCACCTGAACCAGCGCAATCTCCCCGACGGAGCGGTGCGATTTGTCATGAGTCTGCGGGCCACCGGCGAGGGGCACGTTTCGTCGATCGTCTTTCGGACTGGCATCATTTACTCCGATCAACGGATTCAGGTCGATCCGCTCAGCCGGCATACCAGTCCGATCAGCGTGATGCAGGACAAGCTGTTCGACAAAGCGTTGTTCGCGAGAAAGCTCGGCGACATCGGCGTGTCGCAGCCAGTCGCAGAGGCGGTGATGAATTGCCTGCCCGGTTCATTCACGATGACTGAGTTGGAGCAGGCGATGATTGCGGTTCGCGAGCGCGAGCCGGAGCTGGTTCCCTCTCTGGACTCCATGCAGGGAATTCGTTGGCTGGCAATGTCCAACTACCAGCTGAAACTACCGACCGACGCCGAAGCATCGGAGCTAGTCATCTTCCCGCAGACTATTAACGAGAGCCGCGGCATCGAAGACTTGCGGCTGGTCCGATTCGTTCACGATGACGGCGCGGTGACTTACTTTGGCACCTGCACCGCGTATGACGGCTTCCGGACACTACCGGAACTCATCGAGACGAGCGATTTCCAAACGATCGGCGTCCACACGCTCAACGGCGCCAAGGCGCTGAATAAGGGGCTCGCGCTGTTCCCGCGGAAAATAGACGGCAACTTTGTCATGTGCTCACGGATCGACGGCGAGAATCTCTACATTATGCGGTCGGACAACGTCCATTTCTGGGAAACCGCGGACCTATTGCAAATCCCCAAGCAGCCGTGGGAGTTTGTGCAGATCGGCAACTGCGGGTCGCCGCTAGAGACTTCTGAAGGTTGGATCCTGCTCACTCACGGCGTCGGGCCGATGCGAACCTACTGCATCGGGGCGATGTTGCTCGATCGCGACGATCCGCAACGCATCATTGGCGTGCTCGACGAACCCCTCATCGTGCCGACCGAGAAAGAACGCGACGGATACGTGCCGAACGTCGCCTACACCTGCGGAGCCATGATCCATAGCGATCAGTTGTACATTCCTTTTGCGACGTCGGACACGACAACGCGGTTCGGGATGGTATCGGTGGAACGGTTATTGGACCGCCTCACGAGTTAG
- a CDS encoding glycosyltransferase family 4 protein — protein MVRNTDFRKLGFVGDYLPRKCGIATFTSDLFGAVATQYPSIDCCVVPVNDIAEGYDYPREVQFEFEQQDLDSYRRAADFLNFSNVDVVSLQHEYGIFGGQAGRHILALLHDVRMPVVTTLHTVLKNPSYDQRRVMRELADLSSRLVVMSQRGREFLLDIYGVPDAKIDVIAHGIPDMPFVDPNASKEQFGVEGKHVILTFGLLSPNKGIEHALQALPEIIREFPNVVYIVLGATHPNLVREQGETYRLSLERMASDLGVRKNVIFYNRFVERHELIEFIAAADIYLTPYLEPAQITSGTLAYAFGCGKPVVSTPYWHAEELLAEDRGALVPFRDSSAIAQQICSLLRDDPRRVAMGRQAYTLGREMIWSHVAHLYMNSFQQARRVRFDRQVKPLAIQTLDERPWELPKWRLEHLLRMTDSCGLLQHAKYTLPNFAEGYCTDDNARGLQFAMALEEMGLDTLEMQRATTRYAAFVDAAFDPEQRRFRNFLTFDRRWVHEDILGSDDCFGRAMCALGTCIGRSKQRSLQCWAMEVFHRALPASVEIHSPRAWASTLMGIDQYLRRFDGDRAVTQVRATLVERLVDLHQRVSTTSWPWFEETLSYDNAALSHALILSGCSMGDVAVQELGLRSLEWLVGVQRAPRGHFRPIGSDGFHKRGGPRADFDQQPIEAWATVAACVEAYRTTEEASWLNEARLAFEWFLGRNDLGVEVYDASTGGCHDGLHADRVNENQGAESTLAFLLSLAELQQLESSLAAFRRAAEAAAMLQPS, from the coding sequence ATGGTTCGCAATACGGATTTTCGCAAACTCGGCTTTGTCGGCGACTACCTGCCGCGCAAGTGCGGCATCGCCACCTTTACCAGCGACCTATTTGGAGCAGTGGCGACGCAGTATCCGTCGATCGATTGCTGCGTCGTCCCGGTCAACGACATCGCCGAGGGATACGACTATCCGCGGGAAGTGCAATTCGAGTTCGAGCAGCAAGATCTCGACTCCTATCGTCGCGCGGCCGACTTTCTCAACTTCAGCAATGTTGACGTCGTCTCGCTTCAGCACGAGTACGGCATCTTCGGCGGGCAGGCGGGGCGGCATATTCTCGCGCTACTGCACGATGTCAGAATGCCCGTGGTCACGACGCTCCACACCGTACTCAAGAACCCCTCGTACGACCAGCGCCGGGTGATGCGAGAGTTGGCTGATCTCTCTTCGCGACTTGTCGTCATGTCGCAGCGCGGCCGCGAGTTTCTGCTCGACATTTACGGCGTCCCCGACGCGAAAATCGACGTCATCGCTCATGGTATTCCCGATATGCCGTTCGTCGATCCCAACGCTTCAAAAGAGCAATTTGGCGTCGAGGGGAAGCACGTCATCCTCACGTTCGGCCTCCTTTCTCCAAACAAGGGGATCGAGCACGCACTCCAGGCTTTGCCGGAGATCATCCGTGAGTTCCCTAACGTCGTATACATCGTCCTCGGCGCCACTCACCCGAATCTCGTTCGCGAACAAGGCGAGACGTATCGACTCAGCCTGGAACGGATGGCGAGCGATCTCGGCGTGCGGAAGAACGTCATTTTCTACAACCGTTTCGTTGAACGGCACGAATTAATCGAGTTTATCGCTGCCGCCGATATCTACCTTACTCCCTACCTGGAGCCGGCACAAATCACCTCAGGCACGTTGGCGTACGCCTTCGGTTGCGGCAAGCCAGTAGTTTCGACGCCCTACTGGCACGCCGAGGAACTGCTGGCCGAAGACCGCGGCGCCCTTGTGCCATTCCGCGACTCAAGCGCCATCGCTCAGCAAATCTGCAGTCTGCTGCGTGACGATCCGCGGCGTGTTGCGATGGGACGCCAAGCGTACACGCTCGGGCGCGAGATGATCTGGAGTCACGTCGCCCATCTCTACATGAACTCGTTTCAGCAGGCGCGGCGCGTTCGCTTCGATCGCCAAGTGAAACCGCTGGCGATTCAGACGCTCGACGAGCGCCCGTGGGAGCTACCCAAATGGCGTCTGGAGCATCTGCTGCGTATGACAGACTCCTGCGGTCTCTTGCAGCACGCCAAGTACACGCTACCCAATTTCGCTGAGGGGTACTGCACCGACGACAACGCCCGCGGCCTGCAATTCGCCATGGCGCTCGAAGAGATGGGACTCGACACACTTGAAATGCAGCGCGCCACGACCCGTTACGCGGCATTTGTTGACGCGGCATTCGATCCCGAGCAACGCCGATTCCGCAACTTCCTCACGTTCGACCGCCGCTGGGTCCACGAAGATATCCTCGGCTCCGACGATTGCTTCGGCCGCGCGATGTGCGCTCTGGGGACTTGCATCGGACGTTCGAAGCAACGGAGCCTACAGTGCTGGGCGATGGAAGTCTTCCATCGAGCATTGCCGGCGAGCGTCGAGATTCACTCCCCCCGGGCCTGGGCGTCGACGCTAATGGGGATCGACCAGTATCTCCGCCGCTTCGACGGCGACCGCGCGGTAACGCAAGTTCGGGCGACGCTCGTTGAGCGGCTGGTCGACCTCCACCAACGAGTCTCTACGACGTCTTGGCCATGGTTTGAGGAAACGCTCAGCTACGACAATGCAGCCCTGTCGCATGCGTTAATCCTCAGCGGGTGTTCTATGGGAGATGTCGCGGTTCAAGAGTTGGGGCTGCGGTCGCTTGAATGGCTCGTCGGCGTCCAGCGAGCCCCGCGAGGGCATTTCCGCCCCATTGGCAGCGATGGCTTCCACAAGCGCGGCGGTCCACGCGCTGATTTCGACCAACAACCGATCGAGGCCTGGGCGACGGTCGCAGCATGCGTCGAGGCGTACCGCACGACGGAAGAAGCATCGTGGCTGAATGAAGCGCGACTAGCTTTTGAATGGTTCCTCGGCCGCAACGATCTGGGCGTGGAAGTCTACGACGCCAGCACAGGCGGCTGCCACGACGGGTTGCATGCCGACCGCGTCAACGAGAATCAAGGCGCTGAATCGACCCTCGCATTCTTACTGTCGCTCGCCGAGCTACAGCAGCTGGAAAGCTCGCTCGCAGCATTCCGCCGGGCTGCTGAAGCCGCAGCAATGCTGCAACCGAGCTGA
- a CDS encoding BON domain-containing protein — protein sequence MLGRNQVSDKDLLKAVNQRLMRSGSGSQTRVTATVQKGMVTLTGSLQYAIQRNPIMKAVQSVPGISRIVDQMILVEKKPQH from the coding sequence ATGCTCGGCCGCAACCAAGTCTCGGACAAGGATCTTTTGAAGGCCGTCAATCAGCGATTGATGCGCTCAGGCTCGGGCTCTCAAACTCGCGTGACGGCCACGGTTCAAAAAGGGATGGTCACGCTGACCGGCTCGCTGCAGTACGCGATTCAGCGGAACCCGATCATGAAAGCCGTACAAAGCGTCCCGGGCATTAGTCGCATTGTCGATCAGATGATCCTTGTCGAGAAGAAGCCGCAGCACTAG
- a CDS encoding transglutaminase-like domain-containing protein, translating to MLIHAGFEAAFDFVAPTTVLLVGNIHPTRTASIRRLEPLTVTPQGALNGYFDLYGNQCVRTTAPAGRVVFRTDVVVEDNGLPDLQSPQARQHALQELPDDVLHYLLASRYCEVDSELRDTAWKLFGHLPAGWPLVQAVCDFVHRHIRFDYLKARANRTALEVYRERVGVCRDYMHLAVTFCRSLNIPARYCTGYLGDIGVPRQSSPMDFSAWFEVYLGAAWHSFDARNNVPRIGRILMARGRDAADVALTTTYGANRLADFRVWTDVVQPEAIP from the coding sequence ATGTTGATCCACGCGGGTTTTGAAGCCGCTTTCGATTTCGTGGCGCCGACGACGGTGTTGCTCGTGGGAAACATCCATCCGACGCGCACGGCGTCGATACGCCGCCTCGAGCCACTGACGGTCACGCCGCAGGGCGCCCTCAACGGCTACTTCGATCTCTACGGCAATCAGTGCGTGAGAACCACGGCCCCCGCCGGCCGGGTCGTATTTCGAACCGACGTGGTGGTGGAAGACAACGGGCTGCCCGACCTCCAGTCGCCGCAGGCTCGTCAACACGCACTCCAGGAACTCCCAGACGACGTGCTGCATTACCTTCTCGCCAGTCGCTACTGCGAGGTGGATAGCGAGCTACGCGACACTGCATGGAAGCTATTTGGCCACCTGCCCGCCGGATGGCCGTTGGTGCAGGCGGTGTGCGACTTTGTCCACCGGCATATTCGCTTCGACTATTTGAAAGCTCGGGCGAATCGCACTGCACTGGAAGTCTATCGCGAGCGCGTCGGCGTTTGCCGCGACTACATGCACCTTGCAGTCACTTTCTGTCGATCGCTGAATATTCCTGCCCGCTACTGCACCGGATACCTCGGCGATATCGGCGTCCCGCGCCAGTCCTCGCCGATGGATTTTAGCGCGTGGTTCGAAGTCTATCTCGGGGCGGCATGGCATTCCTTCGACGCCAGGAACAACGTCCCTCGCATCGGTCGGATTCTGATGGCTCGTGGCCGCGACGCCGCGGACGTGGCCCTCACGACGACTTATGGGGCAAATCGACTAGCAGATTTTCGCGTATGGACGGACGTGGTGCAGCCAGAGGCAATTCCTTGA
- a CDS encoding YheU family protein, giving the protein MLIPHTQLLPMTLRSVVLEFVTRDGTDHSNVESRVQQILAQLAQQRVVIDFDAATQTCNVVPKSPD; this is encoded by the coding sequence ATGCTCATTCCACATACACAACTTCTGCCGATGACACTGCGATCAGTTGTGCTTGAATTTGTAACTCGCGACGGCACCGACCACTCGAACGTGGAAAGTCGCGTCCAGCAGATCTTAGCGCAGTTGGCTCAGCAGCGAGTCGTCATCGATTTCGATGCTGCAACTCAGACCTGCAACGTCGTGCCCAAGTCTCCAGACTAG